From one Paenibacillus terrae HPL-003 genomic stretch:
- the truB gene encoding tRNA pseudouridine(55) synthase TruB gives MKPMKQEQATWEGVLPVYKPAGFTSHDVVAKARRLLGMKRIGHTGTLDPQVTGVLPLCLGRATRVVEYMQELPKEYHATLRLGLATDTEDLTGTITEKCDHPVEVTEEEAKAVLERFVGTISQVPPMYSALKVDGKRLYELAREGKTVERKSREVTIYELEMTGFAETGSYVDISFRALCSKGTYIRTLCVDIGRELGYPSTMVKLERTMSAGIPADRCLTFEEIERYVADGSLGERLIATDEAIDYMPDHTVAEVKAAAALQGQRLSLSMISPPVKDSQPFRLYKEDRTFLGVYGRDESGAIAPIKVFLP, from the coding sequence ATGAAGCCGATGAAGCAGGAACAAGCAACTTGGGAAGGCGTGCTACCCGTCTACAAACCCGCTGGATTCACCTCTCATGATGTGGTGGCCAAGGCTCGCCGTTTGCTGGGAATGAAGCGAATCGGACATACCGGAACACTTGATCCTCAGGTGACGGGCGTGCTGCCGTTGTGTCTGGGACGCGCTACCCGGGTAGTTGAATACATGCAGGAATTACCTAAGGAATACCATGCAACGTTACGCTTGGGACTTGCCACTGATACAGAGGACCTTACGGGTACGATTACCGAGAAGTGTGACCATCCAGTAGAGGTGACGGAAGAGGAAGCCAAAGCGGTTCTGGAACGTTTTGTCGGTACGATTTCCCAAGTGCCGCCAATGTACTCGGCCCTCAAAGTGGATGGCAAACGACTATACGAGCTGGCCCGAGAAGGCAAGACCGTGGAGCGTAAAAGCCGTGAAGTGACTATTTACGAGCTGGAAATGACGGGATTCGCGGAGACGGGATCATATGTCGATATTTCTTTTCGTGCATTATGCTCCAAAGGAACTTATATCCGTACGCTCTGCGTCGATATCGGCCGCGAATTGGGATATCCTTCGACGATGGTCAAGCTGGAACGAACCATGTCTGCGGGGATTCCTGCGGATCGTTGTTTAACATTCGAAGAAATTGAACGCTACGTAGCGGATGGCAGCCTGGGTGAACGGCTTATTGCCACTGATGAGGCCATTGACTATATGCCTGATCATACGGTAGCCGAAGTGAAGGCGGCTGCCGCTCTCCAAGGTCAGCGCTTGTCGCTGAGCATGATTTCTCCGCCTGTGAAGGACAGCCAGCCCTTCCGGTTGTATAAAGAGGATCGAACGTTTTTGGGCGTATATGGACGGGATGAATCAGGGGCTATCGCGCCAATTAAAGTTTTTTTACCTTGA
- a CDS encoding bifunctional riboflavin kinase/FAD synthetase, with amino-acid sequence MITVSLSYPLSDELLHQWGRSQVTAIGQFDGLHLGHASVIRKAVELAREQKVPVSVMTFHPHPKEVMKKGDYEGYLTPLVDKQDILADMGVDVLYILRFDEDFSKVSPEAFITDILLPLQIQTAVVGFDFRFGYRGAGHEHTLRELGGERMSVHTVPPFELDGGKVSSSGIRHALQTGDLTRASRWLGRPYRIRGTVMDGEKRGRTIGFPTANLKLDDTYVIPVKGVYAVRALVGERWRSGVMNVGVKPTFHEGVLNPSFEVHLFDFDQQIYGEPVLVELHHYIRPERKFSSVDELITQIGNDAQTAKKLLG; translated from the coding sequence ATGATTACCGTATCGTTATCTTATCCATTGAGCGATGAGCTTTTGCACCAATGGGGACGTTCACAGGTCACGGCGATCGGTCAGTTCGACGGTCTTCATCTCGGACACGCAAGTGTCATACGCAAGGCTGTCGAGCTGGCTCGGGAACAGAAAGTGCCGGTATCTGTTATGACATTTCATCCTCACCCGAAGGAAGTCATGAAAAAAGGCGACTATGAAGGCTATTTGACCCCGCTTGTGGACAAGCAGGATATTTTGGCCGATATGGGTGTGGACGTGCTTTATATTTTGAGATTTGACGAGGACTTTTCCAAAGTAAGCCCTGAGGCGTTCATTACGGACATCTTGCTTCCACTACAGATTCAAACGGCAGTAGTGGGCTTTGATTTCCGGTTTGGCTACCGGGGAGCCGGGCATGAGCATACTCTTCGGGAACTGGGAGGAGAACGTATGTCCGTCCACACCGTACCGCCATTCGAGCTGGATGGGGGAAAAGTGAGCAGTTCCGGCATCCGACATGCCTTGCAGACAGGGGATTTAACGCGTGCCTCTCGCTGGCTGGGACGCCCTTATCGCATTCGGGGCACCGTAATGGATGGAGAGAAGCGTGGACGCACCATCGGCTTCCCAACAGCCAATCTCAAGCTGGATGATACTTACGTAATTCCAGTCAAGGGCGTATATGCTGTACGGGCACTGGTAGGTGAGCGTTGGAGAAGCGGGGTAATGAATGTAGGGGTTAAGCCTACTTTTCATGAAGGTGTGCTGAATCCGTCGTTTGAGGTTCATCTGTTTGATTTCGACCAGCAGATTTATGGCGAACCTGTGCTGGTTGAGCTTCATCATTACATCCGTCCTGAACGCAAATTCTCTTCGGTGGACGAGCTGATTACCCAGATTGGCAATGATGCACAAACGGCTAAAAAGCTGTTAGGCTAA